A single Lemur catta isolate mLemCat1 chromosome 20, mLemCat1.pri, whole genome shotgun sequence DNA region contains:
- the TAT gene encoding tyrosine aminotransferase — protein MDPYVIQMNGNGNGNLPSVRDVHVNFSGRSSVPGKMKSRKARWCVRPSDMSNKTFNPIRAIVDSMKVKPNPNKTMISLSIGDPTVFGNLPTDPEVTQAIKDALDSGKYNGYAPAIGYLASREEIASYYHCPEAPLEAKDVILTSGCSQAVELCLAVLANPGQNILAPRPGFSLYRTLAESMGIEVKLYNLLPEKSWEIDLKQLESLIDEKTACLIINNPSNPCGSVFSKSHLQKILAVAARQCVPILADEIYRDMVFADCKYEPLANLSNNVPILSCGGLAKRWLVPGWRLGWILIHDRRDIFGSEIRAGLVKLSQRILGPCTIVQGALKSILRRTPPEFYHNTLSFLKSNADLCYGALAAIPGLQPVRPFGAMYLMVGIEMEHFPEFENDVEFTEKLLAEQSVHCLPSTCFEYMNFFRVVITVPEVMMLEACSRIQEFCEQHYHCAEGSQEECDK, from the exons ATGGACCCATACGTGATTCAGATGAACGGCAACGGCAACGGCAACCTCCCCTCAGTTCGGGATGTGCATGTCAACTTCAGCGGGAGAAGCTCCGTgccaggaaaaatgaaaagcaggaaGGCCAGATGGTGCGTGAGGCCATCAGATATGTCCAACAAAACTTTTAATCCCATCCGGGCCATCGTAGACAGCATGAAGGTGAAGCCAAATCCAAACAAAACCATGATTTCTCTGTCAATTG GGGATCCAACTGTGTTTGGAAACCTGCCTACAGACCCTGAAGTTACTCAAGCAATAAAAGATGCCCTGGACTCAGGGAAATATAATGGTTATGCCCCAGCCATTG GCTACCTCGCCAGTCGAGAGGAGATAGCTTCTTATTACCACTGCCCTGAGGCACCCCTGGAAGCTAAG gaTGTCATTCTGACAAGTGGCTGCAGTCAGGCTGTTGAACTTTGTTTAGCTGTGTTGGCCAACCCAGGGCAAAACATCCTGGCTCCGAGACCGGGTTTCTCTCTCTACAGGACTTTGGCTGAATCTATGGGAATTGAGGTCAAACTCTACAACTTGTTg cCAGAGAAGTCTTGGGAGATTGACCTGAAACAACTGGAATCTCTGATTGATGAAAAGACAGCTTGTCTCATTATCAATAATCCATCAAACCCCTGTGGGTCAGTGTTCAGTAAAAGTCATCTTCAGAAGATTCTAGCAG TGGCTGCAAGGCAGTGTGTCCCCATCTTAGCTGATGAGATCTACAGAGACATG GTGTTTGCGGATTGCAAATACGAACCACTGGCCAACCTCAGCAACAATGTCCCCATCCTGTCCTGTGGAGGGCTGGCCAAGCGCTGGCTGGTTCCAGGCTGGAGGTTGGGCTGGATTCTCATCCATGACCGAAGAGACATTTTTGGCAGTGAG ATCCGAGCTGGGCTGGTGAAGCTGAGTCAGCGGATACTGGGACCCTGTACCATTGTCCAGGGAGCTCTGAAAAGCATCCTGCGTCGCACCCCCCCAGAGTTCTACCACAACACTCTAAGCTTCCTCAAG TCCAATGCTGATCTCTGCTATGGGGCACTGGCTGccattcctgggctccagccagtCCGCCCTTTTGGGGCCATGTACCTCATG GTTGGAATTGAGATGGAACACTTCCCAGAATTTGAGAATGATGTGGAGTTCACAGAGAAGTTACTTGCTGAGCAATCCGTCCACTGCCTCCCATCAACA TGCTTCGAGTACATGAATTTTTTCCGAGTGGTAATCACAGTCCCCGAGGTGATGATGTTGGAGGCTTGCAGCCGGATCCAGGAATTCTGTGAGCAGCATTACCACTGCGCTGAAGGGAGCCAGGAGGAGTGTGACAAATAG